In Psychrobacter sp. P11G3, a single genomic region encodes these proteins:
- the ilvD gene encoding dihydroxy-acid dehydratase: MDYRSKTSTGGRNMAGARALWRATGMTDGDFGKPIIAIANSFTQFVPGHVHLKDLGQLVAREIEQAGGVAKEFNTIAVDDGIAMGHSGMLYSLPSRDLIADSVEYMVNAHCADALVCISNCDKITPGMLMAAMRLNIPVVFISGGPMEAGKILASTVGKSHNTDSSDSSAVRKLDLVDAMMDAADDSISDEDVAAIEASACPTCGSCSGMFTANSMNCLTEALGLALPGNGSLLATHSLRRELFLEAGRTIVSLAKRRYEQDDDSVLPRSIATKAAFENAMSLDIAMGGSTNTILHLLAAANEAEIDFKMADIDRLSRGVPCLAKVAPASQKYHMEDVHRAGGVFALLAELDRAELLKTDVPTIHSATMKEAIDKWDIMNPDNHEARARFLAAPGGVRTTEAFSQSKEWSNLDVNRESGCIRSAKHAYSTDGGLAVLYGNIAERGCVVKTAGVDESILTFTGRARLFESQDDAVAAVLADQIVAGDVVIIRYEGPKGGPGMQEMLYPTTYLKSKGLGKECALLTDGRFSGGTSGLSIGHASPEAAEGGAIGLVEEGDSIHIDIPNRTINMQVSDADLAARREAMEARGRDAWKPVNRDRHVSPALRAYAAMTTSADTGAVRDVSQVER; the protein is encoded by the coding sequence ATGGATTATCGCTCAAAAACTTCTACCGGCGGTCGTAATATGGCAGGCGCGCGCGCATTATGGCGTGCAACCGGCATGACTGACGGCGACTTTGGCAAGCCAATCATTGCGATTGCTAACTCTTTTACCCAGTTTGTACCCGGCCATGTGCATCTAAAAGACCTTGGACAACTGGTCGCCCGTGAGATTGAGCAAGCAGGCGGCGTTGCAAAAGAGTTCAATACCATTGCGGTCGATGATGGTATTGCGATGGGCCATAGCGGTATGTTGTACTCGCTACCAAGTCGTGATTTGATCGCTGATTCTGTCGAGTATATGGTCAATGCCCACTGTGCAGATGCGCTAGTTTGTATTTCTAACTGTGACAAAATCACTCCGGGTATGTTGATGGCCGCCATGCGCCTTAACATTCCAGTGGTATTTATCTCAGGTGGGCCAATGGAAGCAGGCAAAATCTTAGCCAGTACCGTTGGTAAGAGCCACAATACCGATAGTAGTGACAGTAGCGCTGTTCGCAAACTTGACCTTGTCGATGCCATGATGGATGCTGCTGATGATAGCATCAGTGATGAAGACGTCGCCGCTATCGAAGCCTCAGCCTGCCCTACTTGTGGTTCGTGCTCTGGTATGTTTACCGCCAACTCGATGAACTGCTTGACCGAAGCTTTAGGCCTAGCACTACCAGGTAACGGCTCACTACTAGCTACTCACTCATTGCGCCGCGAGCTATTCTTAGAAGCGGGTCGTACAATCGTCTCATTAGCCAAGCGTCGCTACGAGCAAGATGATGACTCTGTGCTACCACGCTCTATCGCTACCAAAGCTGCTTTTGAAAATGCTATGAGCTTAGATATCGCCATGGGCGGTTCGACCAATACTATCTTGCATTTACTTGCTGCTGCCAATGAAGCAGAGATCGATTTTAAGATGGCTGATATTGACCGTTTGAGTCGCGGTGTGCCTTGTCTAGCAAAAGTAGCCCCTGCCTCACAGAAATACCATATGGAAGACGTGCATCGTGCTGGCGGTGTCTTTGCATTACTCGCTGAGCTTGATCGCGCTGAATTACTAAAAACTGATGTACCAACGATCCATAGCGCCACGATGAAAGAGGCGATTGATAAGTGGGACATCATGAACCCTGACAATCATGAAGCTCGCGCACGCTTCCTTGCAGCACCTGGTGGCGTACGTACTACAGAGGCATTCTCACAATCAAAAGAGTGGTCAAACCTCGACGTCAACCGTGAGTCAGGCTGTATCCGTAGTGCCAAACACGCCTACTCTACAGATGGCGGCTTAGCCGTACTATATGGCAATATCGCCGAGCGCGGCTGCGTGGTCAAAACCGCAGGCGTTGACGAAAGCATCTTGACCTTTACTGGTCGAGCGCGTCTATTTGAATCACAAGATGATGCGGTTGCTGCGGTATTGGCTGATCAAATCGTTGCAGGCGATGTCGTCATCATTCGCTACGAAGGCCCTAAAGGCGGCCCTGGTATGCAAGAGATGCTGTACCCAACGACTTATCTAAAGTCAAAAGGATTGGGCAAAGAATGCGCCCTACTGACAGATGGTCGCTTCTCTGGTGGTACATCAGGTCTATCAATTGGTCATGCTAGCCCAGAAGCTGCTGAAGGTGGGGCGATTGGTTTGGTCGAAGAAGGCGATAGTATTCATATCGATATCCCAAATCGTACCATCAACATGCAAGTAAGCGATGCAGACTTAGCTGCTCGCCGAGAAGCTATGGAAGCGCGTGGACGTGATGCATGGAAACCTGTCAACCGTGACCGTCATGTCTCGCCAGCATTACGTGCTTATGCGGCTATGACTACCAGCGCTGATACTGGTGCCGTACGTGACGTGAGCCAAGTCGAGCGCTAG
- a CDS encoding cation:proton antiporter — protein sequence MIEKYNLFLLICGIAFLLGALFPVIFKRTSISLPMLQVSFGLMMGYWWTSLSFLDPLDNGLLIEKLTEIVVLVSLVGAGIKIDTELSWRLWRPTVRLLLITMPIGIFAMAVLGYYAFGLSLGAAILLGAVLAPTDPVLASSIQVGPPNTGGEDTPRFTLTSEAGLNDGLAFPFVYLAIKIAEAFSEGKAFTYEMLWSWFTHDVLWKIGAGVVVGVLVGKILAKVVFSKHTRETTISQGYVVIALTLLAYGLAEYVHSYGFIAVFVAAFAFRRSECEHTYHQKLHDFAEQSEGLLMSLVLVIFGMFLGQGLQAGVELTWRVYIVSFTFLLLIRPIGGFIALSGLNLPHTEKYAISALGIRGIGTLYYLSYALNQGFFADEDALKLWIVCSIVILTSIFIHGLSASRLLKMTPNKQH from the coding sequence ATGATTGAAAAATATAACTTATTCTTATTAATCTGCGGGATTGCCTTTTTACTCGGGGCATTGTTTCCTGTTATTTTTAAGCGCACCTCTATCTCATTACCGATGCTCCAAGTCAGCTTCGGTCTGATGATGGGCTACTGGTGGACGTCTTTGTCCTTTTTAGACCCACTTGATAACGGTTTACTCATCGAAAAACTGACTGAGATTGTTGTATTGGTCTCATTGGTTGGTGCTGGTATTAAAATCGACACAGAGTTGTCTTGGCGATTGTGGCGACCAACAGTAAGACTGCTACTCATTACCATGCCTATTGGTATTTTTGCGATGGCAGTCTTGGGGTATTACGCGTTTGGTTTGAGCCTTGGTGCAGCTATTTTATTAGGTGCAGTGTTAGCGCCTACTGATCCCGTGTTAGCTTCGAGCATTCAGGTGGGACCTCCCAATACAGGAGGAGAAGACACACCGCGCTTTACTTTAACGTCAGAGGCCGGGTTGAACGATGGCCTGGCTTTTCCGTTTGTGTACCTAGCGATTAAGATTGCAGAAGCGTTCAGTGAAGGCAAAGCCTTTACTTACGAGATGCTATGGTCGTGGTTTACTCATGATGTCTTGTGGAAGATTGGCGCAGGCGTAGTGGTAGGTGTATTGGTTGGTAAAATATTGGCCAAAGTCGTGTTTTCTAAACATACCCGTGAGACTACCATCTCGCAAGGCTATGTGGTTATTGCTTTGACGCTACTAGCCTATGGACTTGCAGAGTATGTACACAGTTATGGCTTTATCGCTGTATTTGTGGCTGCATTTGCGTTTCGTCGCTCGGAGTGTGAGCATACCTATCATCAAAAACTGCATGATTTCGCTGAGCAATCAGAAGGCTTACTAATGTCATTAGTGCTGGTTATCTTCGGTATGTTCCTCGGTCAAGGGTTGCAAGCAGGTGTCGAGCTGACATGGCGCGTCTATATCGTCAGCTTTACCTTCTTACTACTTATACGTCCAATTGGTGGATTTATTGCTTTATCAGGATTGAACTTACCACATACCGAGAAATACGCAATATCGGCTTTGGGTATTCGTGGTATTGGTACTTTGTATTATCTGTCCTATGCGCTCAATCAAGGGTTCTTCGCAGATGAAGATGCGCTCAAATTGTGGATTGTCTGTTCGATTGTCATTTTGACTTCTATCTTTATCCACGGTCTTAGCGCATCAAGACTGCTTAAAATGACACCAAATAAGCAGCATTAA
- a CDS encoding serine hydrolase domain-containing protein: MDHNTENSNTSINVDFQNKLQQLLTDLQLDDAPAGGAVAVYQAGQCIAQASTGMARPNMPWQPDTLAINFSTGKGVLATLVHVLVSKQLLEYDKPIAYYWPEFAPNGKDQMTLRQVMSHQADLFSIQSIDVDSETVLDWDTMLRHIAAMPITSPEDATKYDSAYSALVYGWVLGGVVEAVTNLSFTEALRQYLTEPLGIADSCYFGVPDSKVDQVAKLAKDFEESEDISSQLKSRRQKPTLKVDSQETLRTYASLPSYHCWQQKMLNDKRAAEMQSSLDGKLDSSDNDNVQPVLNTARINSLYFNTSQLNLKNYKAALIPAGKHALDYYNRQTLQAVIPAANGVASAKALATIYAMLANGGIWQGKTLIDSAAFEQLSTPQVEGLDAVMPAAMKWRLGYHRLFSLYANNDDTDKRMSPALSGFGHMGYNGSVAWCDPERQLSFAFIHNFDTTMLNDVRQFALKEAVLSWVEEIL, encoded by the coding sequence ATGGATCATAATACAGAAAATTCTAATACATCTATAAACGTTGACTTTCAAAACAAATTACAGCAATTACTGACAGATTTACAGCTTGATGATGCACCTGCTGGCGGGGCTGTGGCCGTGTATCAGGCAGGTCAGTGTATAGCACAAGCCAGCACAGGTATGGCGCGTCCTAATATGCCGTGGCAGCCCGATACGTTGGCCATTAACTTTTCTACTGGTAAAGGGGTATTGGCAACGTTGGTTCACGTGCTGGTTTCGAAGCAACTGCTTGAATATGACAAACCTATTGCCTATTACTGGCCAGAATTTGCTCCAAATGGTAAAGACCAAATGACGTTACGACAAGTCATGTCACATCAGGCCGATTTATTTTCGATCCAAAGTATTGATGTTGACAGCGAGACGGTACTCGATTGGGATACGATGTTGCGCCACATTGCAGCGATGCCTATTACTTCTCCCGAAGATGCGACCAAGTATGACAGCGCTTATAGTGCATTGGTCTACGGTTGGGTATTGGGCGGCGTAGTAGAGGCAGTCACGAATTTATCATTCACTGAAGCACTGCGCCAGTATCTAACGGAGCCTCTGGGCATTGCTGACAGCTGCTATTTTGGTGTGCCAGATAGCAAAGTAGATCAGGTGGCAAAATTGGCCAAAGATTTTGAAGAATCAGAAGATATAAGCTCTCAATTAAAATCGAGACGCCAAAAACCAACCTTAAAAGTAGACTCTCAAGAGACTTTACGTACTTATGCAAGCTTACCTAGTTATCATTGCTGGCAACAGAAAATGCTAAATGACAAGCGTGCAGCTGAGATGCAAAGTAGCCTTGATGGAAAGCTAGATAGCTCTGACAATGATAACGTACAGCCTGTATTAAATACTGCGCGTATTAATAGCTTATATTTCAATACCAGTCAGCTCAATCTAAAAAACTATAAGGCAGCGCTTATACCTGCTGGCAAACATGCCCTTGACTATTATAATCGTCAGACACTACAGGCGGTCATTCCAGCGGCAAATGGTGTCGCTTCTGCTAAAGCACTGGCAACGATTTATGCAATGCTTGCTAATGGCGGTATATGGCAAGGGAAAACACTGATTGATAGTGCTGCTTTTGAGCAGTTATCTACTCCGCAGGTTGAGGGTTTAGATGCGGTTATGCCAGCGGCCATGAAATGGCGATTGGGCTACCATAGATTATTCAGCTTGTATGCTAACAACGATGATACGGATAAGAGAATGAGTCCTGCATTATCAGGATTTGGGCATATGGGATATAACGGATCGGTTGCTTGGTGCGACCCTGAGCGCCAACTGTCATTTGCTTTTATTCATAATTTTGATACCACCATGCTCAATGACGTTCGTCAGTTTGCGCTGAAGGAAGCCGTCTTGAGCTGGGTAGAAGAGATACTTTAA
- a CDS encoding HIT family protein: protein MTEVNPQTAYDDNNIFAKMLDGDIPYHKVYEDDKTLAFMDIMPQAEGHVLVIPKQKAVDLADLEPEYAAAVLMTSKKVMQAQRQVFEREGVIQMQLNGSQAGQTVFHYHVHLIPSSIHELGRHAVTQADSNDLANIAQKLAAVIDA, encoded by the coding sequence ATGACTGAAGTAAATCCACAAACTGCTTATGATGACAATAACATTTTTGCCAAAATGTTAGATGGTGATATTCCATATCACAAAGTATATGAAGATGATAAAACGCTCGCCTTTATGGATATCATGCCGCAAGCAGAAGGCCATGTATTGGTGATACCGAAGCAAAAAGCGGTAGATTTGGCCGATCTTGAGCCAGAATATGCCGCTGCGGTATTGATGACGTCTAAAAAAGTTATGCAAGCCCAGCGTCAAGTGTTTGAGCGTGAAGGCGTTATCCAAATGCAGTTGAATGGCTCACAAGCAGGTCAAACGGTTTTTCATTATCATGTGCACCTCATTCCATCAAGCATTCATGAATTGGGTCGTCATGCAGTAACCCAAGCCGATAGTAATGATTTGGCAAATATTGCGCAGAAACTGGCTGCAGTGATTGATGCCTAG
- a CDS encoding MaoC family dehydratase, producing the protein MSDKHYDALPKAHTTYANIVKSLLPIGNGGKVSRDQLPQSTYYVDDLHIDQENLDDYRKICGFADDGKVPATYFSVLSQTLQMNMMVKEPFPFAMLGLVHVDNSVTQYRPIGERETVAMSVTFDNLRDHAQGQQFDFVTIVKSEDEVIWEGTSTYLSRSKKPSSKDKKSAPRPVMVKPEVNEEGVHSIFEVPEDIGRRYAFVSGDFNLIHLHPLSARAFGFPKAIAHGMWSKAKCLALMGDLPDAYTIDVSFKLPIFLPAEVELIAEPVAQLKNVDDTCEFGLYSSKNNKPHLAGVVTLKSDSK; encoded by the coding sequence ATGTCAGACAAACATTATGATGCGTTGCCAAAAGCGCACACCACTTATGCCAATATTGTCAAAAGCTTATTGCCTATTGGTAATGGCGGCAAGGTTAGTAGAGACCAGTTGCCACAATCTACTTACTATGTAGATGACTTGCATATCGATCAAGAAAACCTAGATGACTATCGCAAAATTTGCGGTTTTGCTGATGATGGTAAAGTGCCAGCGACTTACTTCTCGGTATTGTCACAGACGCTGCAAATGAATATGATGGTCAAAGAGCCATTCCCATTTGCCATGTTAGGTCTTGTTCACGTTGATAATAGCGTCACCCAGTATCGCCCGATTGGAGAGCGTGAAACGGTAGCAATGTCGGTTACTTTTGATAACCTACGTGATCATGCTCAAGGTCAGCAGTTTGACTTTGTCACTATCGTAAAGTCAGAAGATGAAGTCATCTGGGAAGGCACGTCAACTTATTTATCACGTAGCAAGAAACCTAGTAGTAAAGATAAAAAGAGCGCGCCGCGTCCAGTAATGGTCAAGCCTGAAGTAAACGAAGAAGGTGTTCATAGCATTTTTGAAGTGCCAGAAGATATCGGTCGTCGTTATGCCTTTGTCTCAGGCGACTTTAACTTGATTCATTTGCATCCACTATCAGCACGCGCGTTTGGTTTCCCTAAAGCGATTGCACACGGTATGTGGTCAAAGGCTAAGTGCCTTGCTCTAATGGGTGACTTGCCTGATGCTTATACAATTGACGTCTCATTTAAGCTGCCTATCTTTTTACCAGCTGAAGTAGAGCTGATTGCTGAGCCAGTAGCCCAGCTCAAAAACGTAGATGATACTTGTGAGTTTGGACTGTATAGCTCTAAAAACAATAAACCGCATTTGGCAGGTGTTGTGACCTTAAAGAGCGACAGCAAGTAG
- a CDS encoding beta-lactamase hydrolase domain-containing protein, giving the protein MTSQNMPSEENAIDVDQTDSSIATDTVAANDSGANIHISTDNGVDLADIFEPYFRPDANTIVCGALDDEKVAALAKAGVELVINLQPDDELSFDEASAVEQAGMHYEQLPISGAKELKQLKILAFDNVLRQHHGKKVAMHCGSGNRVGAAIALRAGWLRGRKMDTAMERGRSHGLTKLEQEVHNRLLVPR; this is encoded by the coding sequence ATGACTTCACAAAACATGCCTTCAGAAGAAAACGCGATAGACGTAGATCAAACAGATAGCTCGATAGCAACCGATACGGTCGCTGCTAACGATAGCGGCGCTAACATTCATATTAGTACCGATAATGGCGTTGATTTGGCCGATATCTTTGAGCCTTATTTTCGTCCAGATGCAAACACTATCGTGTGCGGTGCGTTAGATGACGAAAAAGTTGCGGCTTTAGCGAAAGCGGGTGTCGAGCTGGTCATCAACTTGCAGCCTGATGACGAGTTGAGCTTTGATGAGGCATCAGCAGTTGAGCAAGCAGGTATGCACTACGAACAGCTGCCTATCAGCGGTGCTAAAGAGCTAAAGCAGCTTAAGATATTGGCGTTTGATAATGTATTGCGCCAGCACCATGGCAAAAAAGTCGCTATGCACTGTGGGTCGGGTAATAGAGTAGGAGCTGCAATAGCGCTGCGGGCAGGATGGTTGCGTGGACGTAAAATGGATACAGCGATGGAACGTGGTCGCAGTCATGGTTTGACCAAGCTTGAACAAGAAGTTCATAACCGTTTACTAGTACCGCGTTAA